The Streptomyces sp. NBC_00454 DNA segment TGCGCGTGGAGCTCCCGGACGCCCTGGCGGGCGAGACCGGCACCCTGCTGGTCAAGCAGGCCCACGAGGTCTGCCCGTACTCCCGCGCCACCCGCGGCAACATCGAGGTCGAGCTCGTCGTCGAGTAGGTCGTCGGACGCACCGCCGGAGCGGCCGTCCCCACCGTCAGCCCCCCGTGCCCGTGGCACGCGCGGCGCGAGCGGTGAGGGCGGCCGCTCCGGCGTCTGTCAGGCCGCCGTGCAGGCGCAGTCGGGCCAGCCCGCCGTCGGGGTACACGTCGAGCCGGGCGTGGGTGGCGAGGATCGGCGCGGCGAGCGGCAGCCGGTGCGGGCTGTCGGGCTCCAGGCGCGTGCGCGGGAGCACCTCGCGCCATTCGCCGTCCGCGCCGTCCGCGCCGTCCTCGACGTTCTTGACCGACAGGGACACCCAGCCGGCCGCGTTCCCCTTGAGGTTGGCGGTGTCCACCTCGACCGCGCGGATCTCGCACTGCCCCGCGAGCCGGTAGGCGATCCAGTCGTTCCCCTTGTCGCGGCGGCGCCGGGTCTCCCACCCGTCGTCCTGCTTCTGCGACAGTCCGGGCATGATCGTGTTGCCGGGGGAGGAGTAGAACCCGTCCGAAGCGTCCTCGACGACCCCGCCGTTGACGACGCAAGCCACGTCCACCGTGCCGAGCAGGGCCAGCCACGCCGGATCGGGCAGCACCTCGCCGTGGACCCGCAGGCGCGCTATGCCCCCGTCGGGATGCTGGTTGACCCGCAGGTGCGTCCAGCGGCGTTCGGAGTCGACGGTGATGCCATTGGCGGCGTGGCCGCGTACGGGGGTGCGGGGCACGATCTCCACCCAGGCCTCCTCCCGGGCGAGCAGTTCGGCAGTCGAGGGGGTCCCCTCGAAGGCGGCGGCCTGGACGCTGACCTGCTGCGGGTAGTTGCCGCGGAAGTGTGCGGTGTCCACGACGATCCCGCGGACGACTCCGGGGGCGCCGAGCCGGATCAGCGCCCAGTCGTGGTCATGGTCCGCCGGAAAGGGCTCGTCGGCGCCGGCCCCGCGCCGCCGCCGGGTCTCCCAACCGTCCATGGTCTTGCCCTTGTTGTCGTAGGCGTGGACGTCGAAGACGGCCGGAGTGCGCAGCAGGAGGTTCTCCCGCTCGCCGAAGAACTCGTCGTTGGCGGCGACGACCCCAGCTCCGAGGCGGCGGTCCGCGAGGTCGGTGAGGTGGGAGAAGAGGAAGGTGGCGCCCCGGTAGTCGGCGTAGGGGTCGCCGGAGATGTAGGGCGCGGCGGCGAAGTCGGTGGTCTCGACGTGCATGTGGAAGGGCCTTCTTTCCTTGTAGGGGAAGGGAGTTGGCGGGAATGACTCGACTCTCGCCCATCCTGATCGCTCAGGTCCATCGATTGTTTTCGATCATTCCTTTCAGTTGTGCTGAAAGATGCAGGTCGACGACCCCGTCAGATCGCATGCGGCATCTGCTAGGTGAGACAGCTGCTTCACCCAGTAGATGAGCGGCAAAAGGACTGTTACAGTCCGCATGCGCGACTCTGGATGAGGGAGAAAATTTCATGGCAAAGACAGTTCTGCGGCGCGCCGTCGCAGGAAAGTCGCTGGTCGTCGGCGCCCTGCTGGCCCTTCTGGTGCTGGCCACGGCGTACGCGAACACCGTGAGCGTGACGGTGAAGACCCCGGGTGCCACCTCCGGACCCGCGGGCACCTTCGCCGAGATCTCCACCCACGCGGACTGCTCCTCCGGCCTCATATCCGGCGGTGGCATCAACCAGGCCATCGGCACCGGGACGTCCTCGAACGGCAACAAGGTCAACGGGACTTCGCCCAGCCCCGACGGCAGCACCGAGTACCTCGGCTCGACCGGCGTCGTCGGCACCGACGTGACGCACTGGCTGGGCATCGGCGGCAGCGGCGGAGCGGTGAACGCCTCGTTCTCCAGCACCCCTTACGCGATGTGCTTCACCAGCAACCTGATCAACCACACCCAGGTGGTGATGAACAAGGTCGCCGGCCCCATCCCGGCCTCCACGGTGGGTCTGGTCACCGCCACCTGCCCGGCCAACACCCGCCTCATCGGCGGCGGAGCCCGCATCACCCCGGCCGACGTCGGCAGCCTCAAGCCGATCGCCTCCTTCCCCACCTTCAACAACGCCGGGCACGACTACGGCCAGAAGGCGGCCGCTGACGGCGAGACGAACCCCGACTCCTGGACCGCGGTCGGCTGGAACGGCGGGGGCGGCGGCACCGACAACGTCACGTACGCCTACGCGATCTGCAGCGGCAACAACATCGACATCAGTGGCACCACCGTCAAGGTGCGCTTCAACGAGGTCAGCGGACCGACCTCGGCGACCGCGGGCGCGACCGTGACGGCCGCCTGCGGCGGCAACGACGGAAAGCTGATCAGCGGCGGCGCGGCCATCAGCGGCGGTTCCGTGACGACCACGGACTTCACCGGACCGGGCTCGCCCGGCGACCACCTCAACGGCAGCTTCCCCAGCAACTCGGGCGGCGCCCCGGTCAGCGACGGCACCACCACCGCCGCGTACTGGACGGCCTCCACGCACACCGGCGGCGGCAGATCCCCGAACACCTACTCCGAAGCCTGGGCGCTGTGCGCCAACGACGGGATCTGAGCAGCCCCATGACGAACTCCGAGAACACGAAGACGATGACAAGGAACATGACCCGACTCAGACCCGGCCGCAGCCCGTACGCCGTCTCCCGCACGGCGGTGACCCTCGGCGCGGCCGGCCTCCTCGCCGCCCTGCTGGTCCCCCTCGCCGCGGCGGCCGACCCGGCGGACGCCGCAGCCGGCCCCTGCGGCCCGGCCGGAGCCTTCACCAGCTCCCCGCCCACCTGTACGTACGCCAGCGCGGGCACGGACGTCTTCACCGTCCCCGCGGGCGTCAGCGCGCTCACCGTCGACCTGTACGGGGCCGAAGGCGGCAGCGCGGCCGGCTTCGTCGTCCCGAGCCCGCCGAACCAGGGTTCTCCCGGCGGCCTCGGCGGCCGGACCCACGCGATCCTGGCCGTCACCCCCGGCCAGAGCCTCCAGATCACCCGGGGCGGCGTCGGCAGCTCCGGCACCTCCCGGCACGGCGAGTACGCCCGGGTCGGCGGCTTCGGCCACGGCTCCGGCGGCGGCGGCGCCCACGGCGGCGGCGGCTCCGGCGGCGGCGCCACCGACCTGCGCACCGGTGCCTTCGGCCCCACGGACCGGATCCTGGTGGCCGGCGGCGGGGGAGGCGCCGGCAACGGCGGCCCCCTGCTGCACGGCGGCAACGGCGGCGGGCCCACCGGAGACAACGGCGGTGACGGCGGCGGCCCCGAGGGCTCCGGCATCGGCGGCACCGGCGGCACCCGGACCCGGGCGGGCATCGGCGTCCGCACCAACCCGGTCGGCGCCAAGGGCGGCGACGCGAGCGACATCGACCAGAACACCGGCCTGCCCAACCCGGGCAGCGGCGGCACGGGCGGCAACGGCGGCCGCGGCGGCAACGGCGGCGGAGGCGGTGGCGGCGGCTGGCACGGCGGTGGCGGCGGCTCCGGCGGCGGCAACCCCGGCGACTTCTACGCCGCGGGCGGTGGCGGCGGCAGCGGCTACGCGGCCGCGGCGGAGGCGGGAGTCTCCGAAGCCGACCTCCTCTCCGGCGTCCAGCACGGCAACGGCAAGGCGGTCATCTCGTTCCGCTTCGCCACGTCGACCTCGCTCGTCGCCGACACCTCCACCCCGCTGTTCGGGCACGCCGTAGCCCTGACCGCGACCGTGGACTCGGCGAACCCCCTCGCGGCCACCCCGGGCGGCAGCGTCACGTTCTCGGACGGGACCACCCCGCTCGCGACCGTTCCCCTCGAAGCCGGAAAGGCCGTCTTCACCACGAGCGCACTGCGTCCCGGCCTCCACCCGATCAGCGCCTCGTACACCCCGGACGCCGACCACACGGCGAGCACCACGGGTCAACCGGCCGGGGTCGCCGTCGGATTCAGCCGGCCCTGCATCACGACCGCCTCCCACGGCCCGCTGACGGTCGCTTCCGGACAGTCGCTCTGCATCGGCTCCGGCGGCAGCCAGAGCGGCCCGGTCACCGTCCGGCCCGGCGGCGCGCTGGCCGTGACCGACGGGCAGATCACCGGCCCGGTGTCCGCCGACGGGGCGCTCGCCGTCGCCGTCTGCGGATCGAAGGTGACCGGCCCGCTCGGCATCCGGACCACCAGCGGCTCCGTGCTGATCGGTGCGGGCCCCGACTCGCAGGTCTCGGACTGCGCGGGCAACACCATCACGGGACCGGTCTCCCTGGTGGGCAACACCGGCGGCGTGGAGTTCTCTGCCGACCGGGTCACCGGCCCGCTGGGCTGCGAGTCCAACGCGCCGGCGCCGCACGTCAGCGACGTCACCGTCCTCGGACCCCGGTCCGGCCAGTGCCGGTGACGGACTGACGGAGTGACGGGCGAAGCACCGTAGCGGCATGGGCCCGTAGGCCGTGGGGCGGGGAAGCGGCCGACACCGCTTCCCCGCCCCGTGCGCGAACGGCTCAGAACGTACGGTCCAGCAGCGCGAACAGCTCCGCCCAGTGCCGTTCGTCCGCGGCGGCGTCGTAGTAGACGGTATCGGCCAGGGTGAACCCGTGCGGCGCACCCTCGTACACCTGTGTGCGGTGACGGACCCCGGCCCCGGACAGGGCCTTCTCCAGCCGGTCGATCTGCTCGGCGGGCAGCGACGGGTCCTGATCGGCGTGGCCGAAGTACAGCTCCGCCGTGATCCGGTGCGCCAGCAGGTGCGGGCTGTCCGCCGTGTCGGGGGCCAGGAACCCCCCGTGGAACCCGGCCAGGGCTGCCACCCGCTCGGGGTACGTGCCCGCCGTGAGCAGCCCCAGCCGGGCGCCCAGGCAGTACCCCACGATCGCGGCCGGCCCGGCGGCGACCACCGGGAAGCCGGCGAGCCAGTCCAGATAGGCCGGTGCGTCGCGCATCGCGAGTTCAGTGGTCAGGGAATCGAGGACCGGGCCGACCCGGTCGAACAGTTCGGGCTGGCGCTCGAAGTCGACGAACTCGGGCAGCTCGAACACCGGTGTGCGCCCGTGGCGGTGGAAGAGGTTGGGCAGCAGGACGACGTACCCCGCTGCGGCGATCCGGTCCGCCACCGACTTGATGTGCGGACGCACCCCCAGGGCGTTCATGTACAGCAGGACCCCGGGATACGGGCCTTCGCCCTCCGGCTGGACCAGGTAGGCATCGGCCGCGCCGTCCTGAGTGGTGATGTCCACGGTTGTCCGGCGTACCTCGTGAGCGGTGGTCATGGCCGTCCCCCTCTTTCGTATGGCAAGGGCGGCAGAATACCGTGATCGACGAGTCATACCAGAGTGTCCGGAAATCGCCCTCTCCGTGCGTCAACTGCCGCTTTACTGTGGTCTGATGCCAGTAGTGGACATCAGTGCCAGTGCCGAGGACTTCAACGCCGACCCGTACTCCTACTACGCGAGGCTCCGCGAGTCGGGCCCGGTCCACCAGGTCATCGTCTCCGCCGACGAGTTCGAGCCGAGCTGGCTCGTCGTCGGCCACGAGGAAGCGCGCCAGGCCCTCAACCACCCCGCCCTGTCGAAGGACTGGAGCAGCTCGGGGAACTTCCCCGACGCGCTCGTCGCCGCGGTCAACTCCAACATGCTGGAGTCCGACCCGCCGCACCACACCCGGCTGCGCCGACTGGTCGCACGGGAGTTCACCGGCCGCCGGGTGGAGGGCATGCGCGCCCGCGTCCAGCAGATCACCGACGGGCTGCTCGACGCCATGGCCGCCCGGCCCGAACGCGCCGCCGACCTGATCGAAACCCTGGCCTTCCCGCTGCCCATGACCGTGATCTGCGAGCTGCTCGGCGTCCCCGACCTGGACCGCGACCGCTTCCGCGCATGGTCCAACGCGGTCGTGGCCCCCGCCGCCGGCGCTCCGAACAACACCGCGCACCAGCAGCTCGGCGGCTACCTCGCGGAGCTCATCGACGCCAAGGCCAAGGAGCCCGGCGAAGACCTCCTCAGCGCACTGATCCGGACCCGGGACGAGGGCGGCGACTCCCTCTCGTACGACGAAGTGATCGGCATGGCCTTCCTGTTGCTGGTCGCGGGCCACGAGACCACCGTGAACCTGATATCCAACGGCATCCGGGCCCTGCTCGCCCACCCCGCCCAAATGGCAGCCCTCCGCGCAGACTTGGACGGACTCCTCGACGGGGCGGTCGAGGAGATGCTCCGCTACGACGGCCCCGTGCAGCACTCCACCTACCGCTACGCCCGCGAGGCCCTGGAGATCGGCGGCACGGCCATACCGCAGGGAGCCACCGTGCTCGTCTCCCTGGGCGGAGCCGACCGCGACCCCGCACGCTTCGCCGAGCCCGACACCTTCGACATCCGCCGAGCCCCCCAGGGCCACCTGGCCTTCGGACACGGACTCCACTTCTGCATCGGCGCCCCGCTGGCCCGCATGGAGGGCCGCATCGCGATCCGCTCCCTGATGGAGCGTTTCCCCACCCTGACCGAAGACCCGGCGGCCGGACCCCCGCTCTGGCGGCCGGGCAGCCTGATGCGCGGGGTGAGCCGCCTCCCGCTCCGCTGGTAGCGCCGCGGGGCCGGCCCGAGGATCTTGTCGGGGCCCCGGATCGGGAGGGGGTTCCGGCTCCGGGATAATGATCGGTGGTGCGGGCCGGGCTCGCACCGCAAGCCGAGAACGACCCGAGATGGAGCCCCCGATGGACGTACGTCACTTCGAGCGGATCACCGCGTTCATCGAGGCGCGGCTCACCCCGCTCTTCGCCGAGGAGACGGGCAGCGAGAACGGTTTCGGCATGGACGACACCTCCCGCGCCCTGCGCGCGCTGCGCAACGCCGCGCTGGAGGCCTCGGTGGCCAAGGGGCTCATCGAGCAGCGGGACGCGGCCGAGCCCGCCGTCCGCCGGGTCATCGACCAGTCCGTGGAGCACCACTGGGACGTGCTGCGCGGCATCGCCCGCCAGTGGGAGGACCACGCGGACTTCGTCCGCGAGTTCAAGCGCCACGCCTGGGAGCTCGACGAGGCCCCGGCCGCCGCGCCTGCCCAGTAGGGGATCCCAGTAAGAGATCCCGGTACGAGATCCCAGTAGGAGATGCCGATGTCCCCCGCCGGCCGGACGGCGGGGGAATGGCGGTTACCGCTCGGGTCGCGCCTGGGTCGTCTAGCGCATGTCCATGCCGGGGTCGTCGATGACGCGCTCCTGCTCGCTCTGCTCCTGGAGGCGGCGGGCCTTGTCGCGCAGCCGTTGGCTCTCGTCGGGGTCGGTCGACCGCGCGGCCGCCTCGTTCAGCTCCTGGGCCTTGTCGCGCAGCTGCCGCGACCGGCCGTGGGACTCGCCTGCACTCATGATCACTCCTGCGTGCCGTGGGGGGACAGCGGGCGGACTTCAGCGAACCAGCCACGGGCCCCGAGCGCATCTCGAACCGTCACGCACGGTGAGGTCCAGCTACCACCAGTACGCGGGATACCTCGGAGCCTTGCGGCGTACGCGCGAAGCCGCGTACCCGGTGAGGACGAGCAGCACGGTCGAGCCGAAGAGCAGCGGGACGAACCGGGTCGCCGCCGGGGTCTGGAGCACGACCACCACGGCCGTGGCACAGGCGGGGGAGTGCGGGGTGCGCGCGGCCATCACCAGGGCCAGGGTGACACCGGCGGCCACCGCGGCGGCCCAGGCGCTGCTCCCGGCCGCGGCGAGGACGCCGTAGCCCACGGCGGCCCCCAGCATGTGCCCGATGACGACCCCGCGCGGCTGCGCCAGCGGCAGCGTGGGGGCGCTGTGGATCAGGGCGGCGCTGGCGGCCAAGGGGGGTATCAGGATCGGCTCGTGGAGCATGGCTCCGATGGCCACCAGCGACAGCAGGACCGTGGTCGCGGCGCTGATGCTGTGGATCGCGGCGGCGGCCGTCGGCCGGGCGGGTGCCCGGCCGGCGATCGCCCGGCGGCGGGACGGTGCCGGGCCCGCGGCGGGGCCGCCGACGGGGGCTCCGGGTGTGGCCGCGGGCGCGGCGTCGGGGGTGGACGCGGAGTGGAGCGCGGTACTCATTCTCGGCAGGTGGCTTCCGGGCAGGGCGGCCATCGGCCGGGCAGGGCGGGGGCGGAAGCGGTCGGGGCGGCGACGCTTTCCGCGACGAGCCTATCCGGCGCCCTGCCGTGCGCCGGATACGGGTCCTACGGCGGTCAGGCCGTCACGAGGTTGCGCGGCACTCGGTCACGCGGTTACGCGCCTACCCGGCCACGCGGTCACGCGTTCGGGTCGAAGGGGATGCCGGCCGGTTTGGCCTTGGCGAGGTGGGCGTTGAACTGCCCGTCCTTGATCCCGAGCAGGGCGCTGCCGAAATCGGCCTGGCTCAGCTTGTCGCGCAGCCCCGCGGGGTAGCCGTTCCAGCCGACCAGCGTCGGGAACTGCCAGGTCCCCTTGTGGTTCTCGGGCGGCTCGTCGTTGGAGTTCGCGGCGCGGAAGCAGTGCGTGCCGATTCCGTCCTTGTGGTAGACGACCTTCGGATGGGTGCCGTCGAAACGCATCTGCGAGCGGTCGTGGACCACGAAATTGCCGTGGGCGGAGGTCGAGACGTAGGCGACCTGGTTGTTCTGCACCCACACCACGACGTGTTCCCAGTCGTGCCGGTGCCCGGCGCTCCCCGGGCCGAGCGAGACCTGGTCCTTCTCGAAGTAGAGCGCGTACATGATCGCGCACCAGCCGTTGTTGCACTTCTCGCGCGAGTACCCGTTGGTGTTGTCCAGGTCGGAGAGGTCGCGGCAGTTGCCGTTGACGTCCCCTCCGAGCTTGAGGCCGGGGGCGATCGTGCCGTCCGGGCCGATGGCGGGGCTGGAGTAGCAGCCGTCCCGGTCGTAGTCGAAGGCCGGCTGGAAGGTCTGCTCCAGCCCGTCCGCGTTGCCGGGCAGAGCCCGGGGCGGAGCCGCGTAGGCGGCGGTGGGGAGGGCGAGGACGAGGGCGGCGGCCCCCGCCGTGGCCGCGAGCAGGGTCCTGCGGGTCCGCCGGGCCGGCCGGCCGGCACGGGCGCTCCCGGCCGGGCCCGCTCCGGATCGCTTCGCGGCCGGCCCGCCGTCCCCGGCCGTCGCTCTTGCTGTCGCTTCCGGAATCCTCATCGTGTCCTCCTCATAGGTCGTACGGGCAACGCCCGTACGGGAATGCGGAGTTCAGCTTTCCGGGCTTCCGCCCCCCACACCGGGGGGCGGAAGCCTGCCGTGGCCGGGAATCGCCGTCAGCGGCGCTCGGGGAGATCCGCTTCCGCCGGGGCGGGCGCGAAGCCGCGTACCGAGGTGGTTCCGGCCGCACCGGAGACGGCGGCCGGACCGGCGGGCCGCTTGCCGCAGAAGGCCGCCTCCAGGGTCCCGCCCAGGGCGGTGTTGGCCTGGCCCCGGTTGGAGGTGTTCGCCATCGCGGAGAGGCCGCGGCTGCCGTCGCGGGTGGTGAAGGTGTACGTGTAGAAGCCCTGCACCGTGCCCGTGTGGCCGTAGACCTGGGTACCGCACGAGAGGTCGTAGCGGCGCAGACCCAGCCCGTAGAACCGGGTGTTGGTGGTGTCGGTCGGGCTCATGGTGAGCATGGCGTCCAGCGTGCCCGGTCGCAGCAGCTTGCCGCGGACCAGGGCGGACGTGAAGGTGCTGAGATCGGCCGCGTTCGAGATCATCGCGCCCGCGGACTGCGCCCAGGACACGGTCTGCTCGGTGGAGTCGACCAGCGGCGCGCCCTCCTCGTCCGGGTGGAGGTAACCGTTGACGTGCAGGCCCTTGATGGCCGTGCCGGGGTGGACGTAGGAGGTGTCGCGCAGCTTCAGCGGCTTGATGATGCGGCGCTCGTACTCCTTGGCCACGGGCTTGCCGGTCAGCTTCTCGATCAGCATGCCCACGACGACGAAGTTCGTGTTCGAGTACCTGTACGCCGCACCGGGCTCGGTGGTCCGCGGTTCGGCGAGGGAGAGGCCGACGAGCTCCTGGTACGTGAACACCTTGTTCCGGACGGCCTCGAAGCCGGGAACGGTGTGCTCGAACATCGCGTTCGTGTAGTCCGCGAGGCCGCTGCGGTGGCTCAGCAGGTGGCGGACCGTGATCCGGTCGTCGGGCAGCAGGCCCGGCAGGTAGCTGTTGACCGGCTTGTCCAGCTCGATCCTGCCCTCGTCCACCAGTTGGAGCAGGACCACGGCGGAGAACGTCTTGGTGACGCTGCCGATCCGGAAGCGGGCCTTGGGATCCATGGCCGCGCCAGTGCTCCGGTCGCGGACCCCCTCCACCCTGGTCTGCACCCCGTCCGGACCGGTGAAGCGGGCCATCGCCCCGGGCGCTCCGGCCGCCGTCGTATTGCGCAACACCTGCGTCAGCGCCTCCAGATCGGGCGCGACCGGCCCGGGTGCCGGCTGCCCGGTTGTGGGGACGGGCGTCGCGGAGGCGGGTGCGGCGGTGGCGGCCTGCGCGGCGGTGGCCGGCAGCACACCGCCGGCGATCACGGCGAGCAGGGTGGCACTGACGGCAAGACGTCGCTGGTGGGACGAAAGGCGCACGTTGGTCCTCGACTTGGTGGTTAAGGGTGGGGATGGGCCGGGTAGGGCCGTTTCAGAGCCTACAAACGATCATCGGTGGGTAGGGGCGCATTCGAGCCAATCTGCCCTACTCGGTGTCGAGCTGGTGGTCGGCCCAGACGTAGCTCTCCGGCAGCAGGTCGGTGATGCGGACGGTGCGCAGGAGTTCACCCGCGCCGACGATGACCTCGAGGGCGGGGAAGTAGTCGAGGAGGACCTGGCGGCACCGGCCGCACGGGGGGACGACCCCCCGGTCGCGGTCGCCCACGGCGACGATCGTGTCCAGCTCGTAGGCGCCCTGGGTGGCCGCCGCGCCGATGAGGACCAGCTCGGCGCAGGGGCCGCCGGTGAAGTGGTAGGCGTTGACCGCCGTGACGATCCGGCCGTCCCGGGTGCGGGCCGCGGCTGCCATGGTGTGGTTGTCGCCCCGGCAGCGGGTGCGCGCGATCTCGGCCGCGGCCCGGACGAGTTCGTGGTCGACGGGGTGGGTCTGCGTGGTCATCTTCTCTGCCTTCCTCAGGTGTCGGGCGACGTTCACCCAGGTGGGGACGGGTGCGCAAGCCAGTATCGGCGGTGCGCTCCTGATGCGGTGTCAACCGCCCCCGCAGCCCTGCGTGGAGCGGCCCGGGGCGGCGGGGGACAGGCGCATGCGGCAGATGTCGGCCAGCCGGGTCGCGGGCTCCGGGTTCCACAGGCGGACGGTGCCGTCGTTGCTGCTGCTCGCCACCGTGTGGCCGTCGGGGGAGTAGGCGACGCCCCATACGGCGTTGGTGTGGCCCGAGAGGGCGGCTCGGAGCCGGTGTCCGGGCACGTCCCACAGGCGCACCGTACGGTCGTTGCCGCTGCTCGCCAGGGTCCGTCCGTCGGGGGAGAAGGCGATGCCCCGCGCGGAACCGGTGTGCCCGGTCAGGACGGCGCTCTCGCGGTGCTCCCGCGCGTCCCAGAGCCGGACCGTGCCGTCGTTGCCGCTGCTGGCCAGCGTCCGGCCGTCCGGGCTGAACGCGACGGCCCGTACCGCTCCCGCGTGCCCGGTGAGCACGGCCGGCGGGCGGTGCCCGGTCAGGTCCCACAGCCGTACCGTCAGATCGTCCCCGGCGCTGGCCAGCGTCCGCCCGTCGGGGCTGAACGCCACGTCGTTGGCGAAGTCCGTGTGCCCCGTGAGGGTGGTGAGGGCCGTGTGGGCGGCGGGGTCCCACAGGCGTACGGTGCCGTCGGCGCCGGCCGAGGCCAGGGTCCGGCCGTCCGGAGAGAAGGCCACCGAGAACACCGTCCCGTCGTGCCCGGTGAGGGTGGCCAGCGCGCTGCGGGTGCTGGTGTCCCACAGGCGTACGGTGCCGTCGGTGCCCGCCGAGGCCAGGGTCCGGCCGTCCGGTGAGAAGGCCACCGAGTACACGGTCTCGGTGTGTCCCGTGAAGGTCTTCAGGACCCGGCGGGCGGCCACGTCCCACAGCAGCACCGTGTGGTCGGCGTCGGCGGTGGCCAGCTGTTTCCCGTCGGGGCTGTACGCGGCGTGCCAGACCTCGGTGAAGGGACGCGCCGTCAGCACCGGCCCGCGCAGGTCCCACACCACCACGGACTGGTCGAACGCGGCGGTGGCCAGCAGCCCGCCGGCGGGGTCCACTGCGACCGCGAGCACGTAGTCGGTGTGCCCGGCGAGGGTCGCGGCCGCCCGGCCGCTGCGCAGGTCCCACAGCCGGGTGGTGCCGTCGCCGCCCCCGCTGACCACGGTGGTGCCGTCCGGGGTGTAGGCCACGGAGTTGACGTCGTCGCTGTGCCCGGCCAGCGTGGAGACCGGTTCGCCGGTGGCCGCGTCCCACACCCGTACGGTGCGGTCGGCGCTGCCGGAGGCGACCGTCCGCCCGTCCGGCGCGAAGGCCACGCCCAGCACCTCACCGGTGTGCCCCTCCAGCACGGCGAGCGGGAGCGCCCGCGCCGTGTCCCACAGGCGTACG contains these protein-coding regions:
- the alc gene encoding allantoicase, producing MHVETTDFAAAPYISGDPYADYRGATFLFSHLTDLADRRLGAGVVAANDEFFGERENLLLRTPAVFDVHAYDNKGKTMDGWETRRRRGAGADEPFPADHDHDWALIRLGAPGVVRGIVVDTAHFRGNYPQQVSVQAAAFEGTPSTAELLAREEAWVEIVPRTPVRGHAANGITVDSERRWTHLRVNQHPDGGIARLRVHGEVLPDPAWLALLGTVDVACVVNGGVVEDASDGFYSSPGNTIMPGLSQKQDDGWETRRRRDKGNDWIAYRLAGQCEIRAVEVDTANLKGNAAGWVSLSVKNVEDGADGADGEWREVLPRTRLEPDSPHRLPLAAPILATHARLDVYPDGGLARLRLHGGLTDAGAAALTARAARATGTGG
- a CDS encoding Ig-like domain-containing protein; translated protein: MTRLRPGRSPYAVSRTAVTLGAAGLLAALLVPLAAAADPADAAAGPCGPAGAFTSSPPTCTYASAGTDVFTVPAGVSALTVDLYGAEGGSAAGFVVPSPPNQGSPGGLGGRTHAILAVTPGQSLQITRGGVGSSGTSRHGEYARVGGFGHGSGGGGAHGGGGSGGGATDLRTGAFGPTDRILVAGGGGGAGNGGPLLHGGNGGGPTGDNGGDGGGPEGSGIGGTGGTRTRAGIGVRTNPVGAKGGDASDIDQNTGLPNPGSGGTGGNGGRGGNGGGGGGGGWHGGGGGSGGGNPGDFYAAGGGGGSGYAAAAEAGVSEADLLSGVQHGNGKAVISFRFATSTSLVADTSTPLFGHAVALTATVDSANPLAATPGGSVTFSDGTTPLATVPLEAGKAVFTTSALRPGLHPISASYTPDADHTASTTGQPAGVAVGFSRPCITTASHGPLTVASGQSLCIGSGGSQSGPVTVRPGGALAVTDGQITGPVSADGALAVAVCGSKVTGPLGIRTTSGSVLIGAGPDSQVSDCAGNTITGPVSLVGNTGGVEFSADRVTGPLGCESNAPAPHVSDVTVLGPRSGQCR
- a CDS encoding dienelactone hydrolase family protein gives rise to the protein MTTAHEVRRTTVDITTQDGAADAYLVQPEGEGPYPGVLLYMNALGVRPHIKSVADRIAAAGYVVLLPNLFHRHGRTPVFELPEFVDFERQPELFDRVGPVLDSLTTELAMRDAPAYLDWLAGFPVVAAGPAAIVGYCLGARLGLLTAGTYPERVAALAGFHGGFLAPDTADSPHLLAHRITAELYFGHADQDPSLPAEQIDRLEKALSGAGVRHRTQVYEGAPHGFTLADTVYYDAAADERHWAELFALLDRTF
- a CDS encoding cytochrome P450; translated protein: MPVVDISASAEDFNADPYSYYARLRESGPVHQVIVSADEFEPSWLVVGHEEARQALNHPALSKDWSSSGNFPDALVAAVNSNMLESDPPHHTRLRRLVAREFTGRRVEGMRARVQQITDGLLDAMAARPERAADLIETLAFPLPMTVICELLGVPDLDRDRFRAWSNAVVAPAAGAPNNTAHQQLGGYLAELIDAKAKEPGEDLLSALIRTRDEGGDSLSYDEVIGMAFLLLVAGHETTVNLISNGIRALLAHPAQMAALRADLDGLLDGAVEEMLRYDGPVQHSTYRYAREALEIGGTAIPQGATVLVSLGGADRDPARFAEPDTFDIRRAPQGHLAFGHGLHFCIGAPLARMEGRIAIRSLMERFPTLTEDPAAGPPLWRPGSLMRGVSRLPLRW
- a CDS encoding DUF6381 family protein; translation: MSAGESHGRSRQLRDKAQELNEAAARSTDPDESQRLRDKARRLQEQSEQERVIDDPGMDMR
- a CDS encoding HPP family protein, which codes for MSTALHSASTPDAAPAATPGAPVGGPAAGPAPSRRRAIAGRAPARPTAAAAIHSISAATTVLLSLVAIGAMLHEPILIPPLAASAALIHSAPTLPLAQPRGVVIGHMLGAAVGYGVLAAAGSSAWAAAVAAGVTLALVMAARTPHSPACATAVVVVLQTPAATRFVPLLFGSTVLLVLTGYAASRVRRKAPRYPAYWW
- a CDS encoding NPP1 family protein encodes the protein MRIPEATARATAGDGGPAAKRSGAGPAGSARAGRPARRTRRTLLAATAGAAALVLALPTAAYAAPPRALPGNADGLEQTFQPAFDYDRDGCYSSPAIGPDGTIAPGLKLGGDVNGNCRDLSDLDNTNGYSREKCNNGWCAIMYALYFEKDQVSLGPGSAGHRHDWEHVVVWVQNNQVAYVSTSAHGNFVVHDRSQMRFDGTHPKVVYHKDGIGTHCFRAANSNDEPPENHKGTWQFPTLVGWNGYPAGLRDKLSQADFGSALLGIKDGQFNAHLAKAKPAGIPFDPNA
- a CDS encoding serine hydrolase domain-containing protein, giving the protein MRLSSHQRRLAVSATLLAVIAGGVLPATAAQAATAAPASATPVPTTGQPAPGPVAPDLEALTQVLRNTTAAGAPGAMARFTGPDGVQTRVEGVRDRSTGAAMDPKARFRIGSVTKTFSAVVLLQLVDEGRIELDKPVNSYLPGLLPDDRITVRHLLSHRSGLADYTNAMFEHTVPGFEAVRNKVFTYQELVGLSLAEPRTTEPGAAYRYSNTNFVVVGMLIEKLTGKPVAKEYERRIIKPLKLRDTSYVHPGTAIKGLHVNGYLHPDEEGAPLVDSTEQTVSWAQSAGAMISNAADLSTFTSALVRGKLLRPGTLDAMLTMSPTDTTNTRFYGLGLRRYDLSCGTQVYGHTGTVQGFYTYTFTTRDGSRGLSAMANTSNRGQANTALGGTLEAAFCGKRPAGPAAVSGAAGTTSVRGFAPAPAEADLPERR
- a CDS encoding cytidine deaminase yields the protein MTTQTHPVDHELVRAAAEIARTRCRGDNHTMAAAARTRDGRIVTAVNAYHFTGGPCAELVLIGAAATQGAYELDTIVAVGDRDRGVVPPCGRCRQVLLDYFPALEVIVGAGELLRTVRITDLLPESYVWADHQLDTE